A single Colias croceus chromosome 10, ilColCroc2.1 DNA region contains:
- the LOC123694921 gene encoding organic cation/carnitine transporter 7-like isoform X1 has protein sequence MKKEIVMKPSDLVSNIKMEKKGKFLGPSLATLDEAMLATGFGIYNILHMLLSGLILMGVIMQSLSLGYVLPAAQCDLDLSLQQRGWLAAIPFSAIILTSYFWGWLADTKGRRFVMLFSMLISAVFAVLASFSPEIISFAILTFTSAVFMAGPSSVVYTYLGEFTNIRHRDKIVAFGSSFVGIGTVVLPAVSWLILPIDISLPINFLNITYRSWRLLVIASNLPLAIGFVLLLFAPESPKFLNACGDQEGCLKVLKQMYAVNKRMPQDSYPVKALVEETQAVKAMESTSITNVLKSMRDQTEPLFKPPLLKWTFLICFIQFGLFGTTNGFYVWFPTILNSVANHEGSETRICEILNAHQNVPSNGTEVVCDDTMNTATFELSIYIGLVFCSMYIIVGFLVDFMGKKLILITILTGTGLCGIGAHLAHSQVAVVLFAIFQMCGACIGLTNAVTVELFPTKYRAMAVCMSMMMGRVGSMAGSNLIGMFLSTNCGLSFYIFGGLIISCALLCFTLPGKGEISQKIIKTDPIKNQTHEPA, from the exons CCAAGTGACTTGGTGTCAAACATAAAGATGGAGAAGAAAGGGAAGTTCCTGGGGCCGTCATTGGCAACCCTGGACGAAGCTATGCTTGCCACAG GTTTCGGCATCTACAACATCCTGCACATGTTACTCAGTGGGCTGATCCTCATGGGCGTGATCATGCAGAGTCTCTCACTGGGCTACGTGCTGCCTGCAGCGCAGTGCGACCTGGACCTTAGTCTGCAGCAGAGAGGATGGTTGGCGGCTATACCTTTTTCGG CAATCATCCTCACCTCCTACTTCTGGGGTTGGCTTGCTGACACGAAAGGCCGTCGCTTCGTCATGCTGTTCTCAATGCTGATATCAGCTGTCTTCGCAGTGCTTGCCAGCTTCTCACCAGAGATCATATCTTTTGCTATACTGACGTTTACCTCTGCTGTATT CATGGCTGGTCCATCATCAGTGGTGTACACGTATCTTGGTGAATTCACAAACATCCGCCATAGAGACAAAATCGTAGCTTTTGGCTCGTCCTTTGTTGGAATAGGAACCGTTGTTCTACCAG CTGTCTCTTGGCTAATCCTGCCCATAGACATCTCCCTGCCCATAAATTTCCTTAACATCACCTATCGTTCCTGGCGGTTACTGGTTATCGCGTCCAACCTGCCCCTGGCTATTGGCTTCGTGCTGCTGCTCTTCGCACCAGAGAGTCCTAAGTTCCTGAACGCGTGTGGAGACCAGGAAGGATGCTTGAAGGTGCTGAAGCAGATGTATGCGGTGAATAAGAGGATGCCACAGGATTCGTATCCG GTGAAAGCGCTAGTAGAAGAGACACAAGCAGTAAAAGCGATGGAGAGCACCAGTATCACAAATGTCCTCAAGTCGATGCGCGACCAGACGGAGCCGCTGTTCAAGCCACCACTGCTGAAATGGACCTTCCTTATTTGCTTCATACAGTTTGGATTGTTTGGCAC AACGAACGGATTCTACGTATGGTTCCCCACGATACTCAATTCAGTGGCTAATCACGAAGGTAGCGAGACCAGAATCTGCGAAATCTTGAACGCTCATCAGAATGTGCCTAGCAATGGCACTGAG GTCGTCTGTGACGACACAATGAACACAGCCACCTTCGAGCTCTCCATCTACATAGGACTCGTGTTCTGCTCCATGTACATCATTGTTGGCTTCCTCGTGGACTTCATGGGCAAGAAGCTGATCCTCATAACCATCCTCACTGGCACTGGGTTGTGTGGTATTGGAGCTCATCTCGCGCATAGCCAGGTTGCGGTCGTGCTGTTCGCGATCTTCCAAATGTGTGGTGCTTGTATTGGACTCACTAATGCTGTTACTGTTGAGCTGTTTCCTACTAAGTACAG GGCGATGGCAGTCTGTATGTCAATGATGATGGGCAGAGTGGGTTCCATGGCTGGGTCTAACCTCATCGGCATGTTTCTCTCGACGAATTGTGGCCTCAGCTTCTATATTTTTGGAGGActtattattt CGTGTGCTCTTCTCTGCTTCACCCTGCCCGGTAAAGGCGAAATATCCCAGAAGATAATCAAAACGGATCCGATCAAGAACCAAACCCACGAACCGGCTTGA
- the LOC123694921 gene encoding organic cation/carnitine transporter 7-like isoform X2 — MEKKGKFLGPSLATLDEAMLATGFGIYNILHMLLSGLILMGVIMQSLSLGYVLPAAQCDLDLSLQQRGWLAAIPFSAIILTSYFWGWLADTKGRRFVMLFSMLISAVFAVLASFSPEIISFAILTFTSAVFMAGPSSVVYTYLGEFTNIRHRDKIVAFGSSFVGIGTVVLPAVSWLILPIDISLPINFLNITYRSWRLLVIASNLPLAIGFVLLLFAPESPKFLNACGDQEGCLKVLKQMYAVNKRMPQDSYPVKALVEETQAVKAMESTSITNVLKSMRDQTEPLFKPPLLKWTFLICFIQFGLFGTTNGFYVWFPTILNSVANHEGSETRICEILNAHQNVPSNGTEVVCDDTMNTATFELSIYIGLVFCSMYIIVGFLVDFMGKKLILITILTGTGLCGIGAHLAHSQVAVVLFAIFQMCGACIGLTNAVTVELFPTKYRAMAVCMSMMMGRVGSMAGSNLIGMFLSTNCGLSFYIFGGLIISCALLCFTLPGKGEISQKIIKTDPIKNQTHEPA; from the exons ATGGAGAAGAAAGGGAAGTTCCTGGGGCCGTCATTGGCAACCCTGGACGAAGCTATGCTTGCCACAG GTTTCGGCATCTACAACATCCTGCACATGTTACTCAGTGGGCTGATCCTCATGGGCGTGATCATGCAGAGTCTCTCACTGGGCTACGTGCTGCCTGCAGCGCAGTGCGACCTGGACCTTAGTCTGCAGCAGAGAGGATGGTTGGCGGCTATACCTTTTTCGG CAATCATCCTCACCTCCTACTTCTGGGGTTGGCTTGCTGACACGAAAGGCCGTCGCTTCGTCATGCTGTTCTCAATGCTGATATCAGCTGTCTTCGCAGTGCTTGCCAGCTTCTCACCAGAGATCATATCTTTTGCTATACTGACGTTTACCTCTGCTGTATT CATGGCTGGTCCATCATCAGTGGTGTACACGTATCTTGGTGAATTCACAAACATCCGCCATAGAGACAAAATCGTAGCTTTTGGCTCGTCCTTTGTTGGAATAGGAACCGTTGTTCTACCAG CTGTCTCTTGGCTAATCCTGCCCATAGACATCTCCCTGCCCATAAATTTCCTTAACATCACCTATCGTTCCTGGCGGTTACTGGTTATCGCGTCCAACCTGCCCCTGGCTATTGGCTTCGTGCTGCTGCTCTTCGCACCAGAGAGTCCTAAGTTCCTGAACGCGTGTGGAGACCAGGAAGGATGCTTGAAGGTGCTGAAGCAGATGTATGCGGTGAATAAGAGGATGCCACAGGATTCGTATCCG GTGAAAGCGCTAGTAGAAGAGACACAAGCAGTAAAAGCGATGGAGAGCACCAGTATCACAAATGTCCTCAAGTCGATGCGCGACCAGACGGAGCCGCTGTTCAAGCCACCACTGCTGAAATGGACCTTCCTTATTTGCTTCATACAGTTTGGATTGTTTGGCAC AACGAACGGATTCTACGTATGGTTCCCCACGATACTCAATTCAGTGGCTAATCACGAAGGTAGCGAGACCAGAATCTGCGAAATCTTGAACGCTCATCAGAATGTGCCTAGCAATGGCACTGAG GTCGTCTGTGACGACACAATGAACACAGCCACCTTCGAGCTCTCCATCTACATAGGACTCGTGTTCTGCTCCATGTACATCATTGTTGGCTTCCTCGTGGACTTCATGGGCAAGAAGCTGATCCTCATAACCATCCTCACTGGCACTGGGTTGTGTGGTATTGGAGCTCATCTCGCGCATAGCCAGGTTGCGGTCGTGCTGTTCGCGATCTTCCAAATGTGTGGTGCTTGTATTGGACTCACTAATGCTGTTACTGTTGAGCTGTTTCCTACTAAGTACAG GGCGATGGCAGTCTGTATGTCAATGATGATGGGCAGAGTGGGTTCCATGGCTGGGTCTAACCTCATCGGCATGTTTCTCTCGACGAATTGTGGCCTCAGCTTCTATATTTTTGGAGGActtattattt CGTGTGCTCTTCTCTGCTTCACCCTGCCCGGTAAAGGCGAAATATCCCAGAAGATAATCAAAACGGATCCGATCAAGAACCAAACCCACGAACCGGCTTGA
- the LOC123694929 gene encoding putative transporter svop-1: MFKNSEKVDFEIALDKTGFGKYNICLLITCCLQILAMYVDIFGFSIILPNVACDMGLSTSQQGLLSAMPLIGVMISSYAWGLCADTLGRRTTLLIAMPIGLALSLASGIAPTYASLATLKFLSAAFSSSANAAAFVLLGESVPPRLRNKFMFLMASATMYVQAVLSVIALGVFQFSFDIYLPLINVHYRPWRLILQLITVPGIIGTLGILFLHESPKFLFSNGEEKKAIEVLESMYRWNKGKNCEEFLISSIYLEEDITPEVGSSLVEKIWNQTVPLFKPPLLKNSLMLYYIILCAYMTATGYTMWIPTMTNAFFNGENNANKTFCEVASTATSGNKTDCNNTIQLMTFYAVMLYSGISGSLNVLLTFCVGAIGKKTLTILVFSVSIVAGTLLLFVKQPIINISLFFLFLYVALILGNVNTYLVEVNPTHLRGMATCLSVVVARGFGFFSVQIIATLLADHCVPMIAGYIALVLSGLVVSLFLPSDRPRKSDTKL, from the exons atgtttaaaaatagtgaaaaagttGACTTTGAAATAGCCCTGGATAAAACAG GGTTTGGAAAATATAACATATGCCTCTTAATAACTTGCTGTTTACAAATTCTGGCAATGTATGTGGATATATTTGGATTTTCCATCATTCTTCCCAACGTGGCTTGCGACATGGGACTCTCTACATCACAGCAAGGGTTGCTCTCTGCTATGCCTTTAATTG GAGTAATGATTTCTTCCTACGCGTGGGGCCTGTGTGCTGACACTCTAGGGCGTAGGACCACGTTGCTCATCGCCATGCCGATTGGTCTAGCACTAAGTTTGGCATCCGGCATCGCTCCTACCTACGCGTCTTTAGCGACTTTGAAGTTTTTATCTGCTGCATT TTCTTCTTCAGCAAATGCAGCCGCTTTTGTACTACTGGGTGAAAGCGTTCCGCCCAGACTCAGAAATAAGTTTATGTTCCTTATGGCCAGCGCTACTATGTACGTTCAGGCAGTTTTAAGTG TGATTGCACTAGgagtatttcaattttcattcgACATTTATTTGCCATTAATAAACGTACATTATCGACCCTGGCGACTTATTCTCCAATTAATAACAGTACCTGGAATTATCGGTACATtaggaattttatttttacatgagAGTCCTAAATTCTTGTTCAGTAATGGAGAAGAGAAGAAGGCCATTGAAGTCTTGGAGTCTATGTATAGATGGAATAAGGGAAAAAATTGCGAGGAGTTTTTA atctCCTCAATATATCTAGAAGAAGATATTACACCGGAAGTAGGTTCGTCACTAGTAGAAAAGATTTGGAACCAAACAGTTCCACTATTTAAACCTCCACTTCTGAAAAATTCACTTATGCTTTATTACATTATCCTTTGCGCTTATATGAC AGCTACAGGATACACAATGTGGATACCGACGATGACGAACGCGTTTTTCAACGGAGAAAACAACGCTAATAAAACCTTCTGTGAAGTAGCCAGTACTGCAACTTCAGGCAAT AAAACAGACTGCAACAACACAATACAGCTAATGACATTCTACGCAGTAATGTTATATTCTGGAATATCCGGCTCCCTTAACGTACTCCTAACGTTCTGTGTCGGTGCTATTGGCAAGAAAACATTAACCATTCTGGTCTTTTCTGTATCAATAGTCGCTGGAACACTACTACTTTTCGTGAAGCAACCTATTATAAACATCTCACTGTTTTTCCTATTTCTCTATGTGGCACTCATTTTGGGAAATGTTAATACGTATTTGGTGGAAGTAAATCCTACTCATCTGAG AGGAATGGCTACTTGCTTGTCGGTAGTAGTTGCGCGCGGTTTTGGTTTCTTCAGTGTGCAAATAATAGCCACACTCCTGGCCGATCATTGTGTGCCAATGATTGCGGGATATATCGCACTTgttttat CTGGTTTAGTGGTGTCGCTGTTTCTACCTTCAGACCGTCCTCGCAAATCGGACACGAagctttaa
- the LOC123694932 gene encoding synaptic vesicle glycoprotein 2C-like, translating into MLIICCLLILTMYMDLFGFSVLLPSVACDFALTNTQQGLLSAIPLIGIMFSSYAWGLSADTLGRRKTLLTAMPIGSCFSFFTSIAPNFVSLCVLKFFSACFLSSANAAGFVFLGESVPAHHRSQFMFLMASATMIGQLAICIPALIVLQFTFHIEVAWLSLVYRPWRLLLQTLSVPGLLVALGLYFLEESPKFLLSKGQEEQVMKALKRIYVCNTGKDDDSYPVSSVFLEASEMKTEVKQSPIQKVWGQTAPLFKPPLLENSLKLYFILLCSYMTSTGFTMWVPTITNAYFNGENNVTGLTFCEVASAAASKTAYKNTTLAASIDCNDVVKPKALYAVMVYSGLCGLLNLILTFIVKPLGKKKTTLLVIIITLASGCFLPFVRVPIVSIILFFFFPYVALILGNINTYLVELNPTYLRGMATCLSVVVARGFGFISVQVIAMNMANHCFPMICSYILLGFLGLLTAFFLPPDEKKIEKI; encoded by the exons ATGCTGATAATATGTTGCCTGTTAATCTTAACGATGTATATGGACCTTTTCGGCTTCTCCGTCCTGCTGCCGAGTGTCGCCTGCGACTTTGCATTGACCAACACACAGCAAGGACTGCTATCAGCTATACCACTTATAG GTATAATGTTTTCTTCATATGCTTGGGGATTGAGCGCTGATACCCTAGGTCGAAGAAAAACGCTCCTTACTGCAATGCCTATAGGGTCGTGTTTCAGTTTCTTCACAAGTATTGCACCGAATTTTGTATCTTTATGTGTACTTAAGTTTTTCTCAGCTTGCTT CTTATCATCAGCAAATGCAGCGGGTTTCGTCTTTCTCGGAGAGAGTGTACCAGCCCATCATAGGAGTCAATTTATGTTTCTAATGGCTAGCGCGACTATGATTGGACAATTGGCTATTTGCA tACCAGCGCTCATAGTCCTACAATTCACATTTCACATCGAAGTGGCCTGGCTGAGCCTGGTCTACCGTCCCTGGAGGCTACTCCTCCAGACTCTCAGTGTTCCTGGTCTCCTGGTAGCTTTGGGATTGTATTTCCTGGAGGAAAGTCCCAAATTCCTCCTCAGTAAAGGACAAGAGGAACAAGTGATGAAAGCTTTGAAGAGGATCTATGTGTGTAACACGGGGAAAGATGATGATTCTTATCCG GTATCTTCCGTGTTCTTAGAAGCGTCAGAAATGAAGACAGAAGTGAAACAGTCGCCAATACAAAAGGTTTGGGGCCAAACGGCTCCGCTGTTCAAACCACCGCTATTGGAGAATTCTCTGAAGCTCTACTTCATCTTATTGTGCTCGTATATGAC TTCCACAGGTTTCACGATGTGGGTACCAACAATAACCAACGCATATTTCAACGGAGAGAACAATGTCACCGGGTTGACGTTTTGCGAAGTCGCAAGTGCTGCCGCGAGTAAAACTGCGTACAAAAATACT ACACTAGCAGCAAGCATAGACTGCAATGACGTCGTCAAACCCAAAGCGCTCTACGCGGTAATGGTCTACTCCGGTCTTTGCGGTCTACTCAACCTGATTCTGACGTTCATAGTGAAGCCGTTGGGAAAGAAAAAGACCacgttattagttattatcaTTACGCTAGCAAGTGGATGCTTTTTGCCGTTCGTGAGGGTTCCGATAGTCAGCATTATATTGTTCTTCTTCTTTCCGTATGTGGCCTTGATTTTGGGCAATATCAACACGTACTTGGTGGAATTGAATCCTACTTATTTAAG AGGAATGGCAACATGTCTCTCAGTGGTGGTGGCGCGCGGGTTCGGCTTCATCAGCGTGCAAGTGATCGCTATGAACATGGCCAACCACTGCTTCCCGATGATATGCAGCTATATTTTGCTGGGTTTCT tgggCCTACTTACCGCTTTCTTCCTGCCGCCAGATGAAAAGAAAATAGAAAAGATCtaa